In a genomic window of Primulina huaijiensis isolate GDHJ02 chromosome 10, ASM1229523v2, whole genome shotgun sequence:
- the LOC140986770 gene encoding NAC domain-containing protein 104-like, with protein MSFNMPPGFRFHPTDEQLVVHFLHRKTKLLPCHPDIIPDLDLYPYDPWDLNGKAMAEGRRCYFYSRKTQSRVTGSGYWQPFGAKDEPIYSSSGQRIGLKKHYEFYIGESDSEGVKTSWIMQEFRLSDSSSSSTRSSRSRRNSNNIDYSKWVVCRVYEGDCDDGDDDGIELSCLDEVFLSMDDLDEISLPN; from the exons ATGAGTTTCAACATGCCACCGGGGTTTCGGTTTCACCCGACCGACGAACAGCTTGTCGTCCATTTTCTTCATCGTAAAACCAAGCTCTTGCCGTGCCATCCGGATATCATCCCGGATCTTGATCTCTATCCCTATGATCCTTGGGATTTAAATG GTAAGGCAATGGCGGAAGGAAGGAGATGTTATTTTTACAGCAGGAAGACACAAAGTAGGGTCACAGGAAGTGGATATTGGCAGCCATTTGGGGCTAAGGATGAACCCATTTATTCAAGTTCTGGCCAAAGAATTGGCCTTAAGAAGCACTATGAGTTCTACATTGGCGAATCTGATTCAGAAGGCGTGAAGACCAGTTGGATAATGCAAGAATTTAGGCTATCTGATTCGAGCTCGAGTAGCACCAGATCATCAAGATCAAGAAGAAACTCCAACAATATT GATTACAGCAAATGGGTCGTATGCCGAGTATACGAAGGCGACTGCGACGACGGGGATGATGATGGGATAGAGCTTTCATGCTTGGATGAAGTTTTCCTATCAATGGATGATCTTGATGAAATAAGTTTGCCTAATTAG
- the LOC140986026 gene encoding putative clathrin assembly protein At1g03050 yields MAPSKIRKAIGAVKDRTSIGLAKVGGTASLSDLDVAIVKATRHEEYPPDERYVREILSLTSYSHAYVGACVNTISRRLNKTKNWVVALKTLMLIQRLLSEGDIAYEQEIFFATRRGTRLLNMSDFRDVSGKSNAWDYSAFVRTYALYLDEKLEFRMQGRRGKRSGFSYNKEEEEDGGSRSGGGGTSSAGLVRGTPVREMKIEKLFSRVHHLMQLLERFLACKPTGAAKHNRVVTMAFYPIVKESFQLYYDIMEIMAAFLERFQQLDVPSSVKVYEFFTRLSKQHEELDAMYNWCKTAGIARSSEYPEVEKIPKNRLDVLDDIIKRKSANAHNENVPTSNPEPVSVVEKEPADAAPSEDMNVIKALPAPEGFVDDTERKDEPEPTVDQPKEEKNVAQQEADLLKLSENETSTEEHGNRLALALFDSDSAKTYACETTATPWEAFKEDWETALVQTASHLSNQKASLAGGFDTLMLDGMYQHGMTTQAAVSSGYMATGSASSVAFGSAGKPAMLALPAPPVNNGGAASTNGDPFAASLAVAPPSYVQMSEMEKKQRLLVEEQVMWQHYARDGMQGLVGLGKMQQQTQYPHNTRMY; encoded by the exons ATGGCTCCAAGCAAGATAAGAAAAGCCATCGGAGCTGTTAAGGACCGGACCAGCATTGGCTTGGCCAAGGTCGGGGGCACCGCCTCTCTTTCAGATCTAGATGTCGCCATCGTTAAGGCCACACGACATGAAGAGTACCCGCCAGACGAGCGTTACGTGCGCGAAATCCTAAGCCTAACATCGTACTCCCATGCATACGTCGGCGCCTGCGTCAACACCATATCCAGGCGCCTGAACAAGACCAAGAATTGGGTGGTCGCTTTGAAGACCCTCATGCTAATTCAACGCCTGCTAAGCGAAGGTGATATTGCCTACGAGCAAGAGATATTCTTCGCCACGAGGAGGGGCACTCGTCTCCTCAATATGTCTGATTTTAGGGACGTTTCGGGGAAGTCGAATGCCTGGGATTACTCGGCGTTTGTGAGGACATATGCCTTGTATTTGGATGAGAAGCTTGAGTTCCGGATGCAGGGCCGGAGGGGGAAGCGGAGTGGTTTTTCGTATAATAAGGAAGAGGAGGAAGATGGTGGTAGCCGTAGTGGTGGCGGCGGTACTTCGAGTGCTGGGCTGGTGAGAGGAACTCCTGTGAGAGAGATGAAGATTGAGAAGTTGTTCTCCAGGGTTCATCATCTCATGCAACTTCTTGAGAGGTTTTTAGCATGCAAACCTACAg GCGCAGCAAAGCATAACAGGGTGGTGACTATGGCATTCTACCCCATTGTCAAAGAGAGCTTCCAACTCTACTACGACATTATGGAAATCATGGCAGCCTTCCTCGAGCGGTTCCAACAACTCGACGTCCCCAGTTCTGTAAAAGTCTACGAGTTCTTCACTCGCCTTTCAAAGCAGCACGAAGAGCTCGACGCCATGTATAACTGGTGCAAGACTGCTGGGATAGCTCGCTCCTCCGAGTATCCAGAAGTCGAGAAGATCCCCAAGAACAGACTCGACGTGTTAGACGACATTATCAAGCGAAAATCTGCCAACGCACATAATGAGAATGTGCCTACCTCAAATCCCGAGCCCGTTTCTGTCGTAGAGAAAGAGCCAGCGGATGCAGCCCCATCAGAAGATATGAACGTAATCAAGGCGTTGCCCGCGCCTGAAGGATTTGTAGATGATACGGAGCGTAAAGATGAGCCAGAACCAACTGTGGACCAACCGAAAGAGGAGAAGAATGTTGCTCAACAAGAAGCAGATCTCTTGAAATTAAGCGAAAATGAAACAAGCACTGAAGAACATGGAAATAGATTGGCTTTAGCTTTATTTGATTCCGATTCAGCCAAAACTTATGCTTGTGAAACCACAGCTACTCCCTGGGAAGCTTTCAAAGAAGACTGGGAAACAGCGTTGGTTCAAACTGCAAGTCATCTGTCTAACCAAAAGGCATCGCTTGCAGGAGGGTTTGATACTCTGATGCTTGATGGGATGTATCAGCACGGGATGACAACCCAGGCAGCTGTTTCTTCAGGTTACATGGCAACTGGAAGTGCAAGTAGTGTTGCGTTTGGGTCGGCTGGGAAGCCAGCGATGCTGGCACTGCCAGCTCCACCTGTAAACAACGGTGGAGCTGCCTCCACGAATGGTGATCCTTTTGCCGCCTCGCTTGCAGTGGCACCGCCATCCTACGTTCAGATGTCGGAAATGGAGAAGAAACAACGGTTGTTAGTTGAAGAACAGGTAATGTGGCAGCATTATGCGAGAGATGGGATGCAGGGACTTGTGGGATTAGGGAAGATGCAGCAGCAGACACAGTATCCTCACAATACAAGAATGTACTAA